One genomic region from Ralstonia pseudosolanacearum encodes:
- a CDS encoding aspartate dehydrogenase codes for MLHVSMVGCGAIGQGVLELLKSDPDLCFDTVIVPEHGMDRARAAIAPFAPRTRVMTRLPAQADRPDLLVECASHDALREHVVPALEQGIDCLVVSVGALSEPGLAERLEAAARRGHAQMQLLSGAIGAIDALAAARVGGLDAVVYTGRKPPRAWKDTPAERQFDLDALDQPTVIFEGKASDAARLFPKNANVAATLALAGLGMERTHVRLLADPTIDENIHHVEARGAFGGFELIMRGKPLAANPKTSALTVFSVVRALGNRAHAVSI; via the coding sequence ATGCTGCATGTATCGATGGTCGGTTGCGGGGCGATCGGGCAGGGCGTGCTGGAGCTGCTCAAGAGCGACCCCGATCTCTGCTTCGACACCGTGATCGTGCCCGAGCACGGCATGGATCGCGCGCGGGCCGCCATTGCGCCGTTCGCGCCGCGGACGCGGGTGATGACCCGCTTGCCTGCCCAGGCGGATCGCCCCGATCTGTTGGTCGAATGCGCCAGCCACGACGCGTTGCGGGAGCATGTCGTGCCGGCCCTCGAGCAGGGCATCGACTGCCTGGTCGTGTCGGTGGGCGCGCTGTCCGAGCCCGGCCTGGCCGAACGGCTGGAGGCGGCGGCGCGTCGCGGCCATGCGCAGATGCAGCTGCTGTCGGGCGCCATCGGTGCCATCGATGCGCTGGCGGCGGCGCGCGTGGGCGGCCTGGACGCCGTGGTCTACACGGGCCGCAAGCCGCCCCGGGCATGGAAGGACACGCCGGCCGAGCGGCAGTTCGACCTCGACGCGCTGGACCAGCCGACCGTGATCTTCGAGGGCAAGGCCAGTGATGCGGCGCGGCTGTTCCCCAAGAACGCCAACGTGGCGGCCACGCTGGCGCTGGCCGGACTCGGCATGGAGCGCACCCACGTCAGGCTGCTGGCCGACCCGACCATCGACGAGAACATCCACCACGTGGAAGCGCGCGGCGCGTTCGGCGGCTTCGAGCTGATCATGCGTGGCAAGCCGCTGGCGGCCAATCCCAAGACATCGGCGCTGACGGTGTTCAGCGTGGTGCGCGCGCTGGGCAACCGCGCGCATGCCGTTTCCATCTGA